agcattttaaatatgcagagtatgttaaaaatgttataactatgcaagTCGTTTGGGAGaaattcagttaaatattttgtgaaaaaattgtcaaaatccgtgcgtgcacgggatctattCTAGTAATCTCCTAACCAGTGTCCAAGTAGTATTAGACTTATTAGGAAACCATTAACAAATCTAGAAAAATACAACTTGTAAAATAAGTAAACAAATCTAACAAGGAAACATAGGTAGACGTAAAATTCTATCACGATTATGATTCAATTtgcaaatatatatattttgatagATTATTGTTATTAATTATAAGGGTTGACTACTAAGCTGATAGATTATTGGTGGAAGTGTCGAAGAATGACAGAATCAAAATCCGATTTGTCGAGGATGCTTAAAAAGGGAAATGATGATATAGAATCTGGTGTGTCGGCGACGAAGTTTTCTGAATCTATACTAGGTATACCATTAAAATGGTAtattaagggcaaaatagtaaCTTCGGTTGGTATATTAAGGGTTATATGGTAAGTTCATGTAATAAATTGAGTCTGGTCAACGATAAATGACATTTATCTTTAACTTGTGagtaccaaactatgttgtttggaacaaataaaaataaaactacattaccaaactatgttgtttggtatTACATGAGAAAATACAACTACTTTCCTTATACTCAACTACGTGatttggtactaaataaaaatacAGAATATTAGTATATCATTTCAATGGTATACTAATATTCTGTATTACAGTATAGATTAAGACTTTCTCGTCGGCGACGCTACTAGAAGACAATAACGATACAATTACTATGAGTTGGTGTACGTTTTTtggtatttttttatttattgtttatgtTCATATTGTGGCTGGTTTGATTATAATAGGATTACTTCTCTACATCGTTTATTCCATCGCAACTCATCAAACCCTTTCATTATTATTAGGCCTCTGATTATTGTCTGGAGTTATTCCTAGATCTTATTGGATTTATTTCATcatgtaataataataatattttgtaGTTCTTGAGTAATTTTTGCAGTTATGTTAACCTGTTTTTATTGTCATTGTTGGATTGATATACTTTGTGGCTCTTATATACTACTACGTCCCGTGtgttttaaaattatttgaTCAATATTTTTACAATTTATTTGAATTATGCAAATTACACAAGTGTTTCATACCCAAATGTACAAGTCTTTTTGATATACGGGTGACGTTTACGAGAAAAATAATTTAAGTAAACAATTATTCAAGCGAAACTCAAATATTTTTCAAAGTAAAAACTTGGGACATCACCCCTACACGGCTACACACCTTCATTATATGGAGTACTTGTATTGTGCTAGCTaataagtactccgtattatacggagtacgtaTTGTGATAGctaattactactccctccgtcccttaatactcgcaccgctttccttttcggaccgtcccttaatatttgtaccgcttctataaatggaaatttttatcaatattatattatttctcacacttaccacctacacccctattctttacaaaaattatttaaaaattcacatcctCCACTCACCACTCaccacctcttacacatttcccataacaatattaaaaaaatacctcactatcaactaacacctttaaattaataagtcaattcaaatgtcttaaattCCGCACCGATCAAGCCggtacgagtattaagggacggagggagtactccgtacttgtaatcttgtattgtgatagtcttatgctctTGTTCTATCCTCGTTGTTAATTCGGCCAAATATTTCAAAGGTCAGTAGGAAAGTGTGGATTCTAATTTTCCGTATCGTATTGTTTCACTTTTGATTTCGGATTCGATTATTAATTAATGAAAATTATAGCCGAGAGAGAAATTACAGAGTAGTGTTGATTGTGCATAATTTGTTTTGAACATATTTGCTCTTTTGTACAATTGAGCTAAACAAATGCTACCTTCTtttagaaaaaacaaaaaatacaactgctacataatgatctttacggttattATTTGCAAAAATTTATCAATAATTAATGAGTAGTTAAAATTGATTATCTAGGCTCCGATTAATTAGACCTGATCAACATGAGCCCGGCCCGATCCAAAATTTGGCGGTTTTGGGCAGATTTTAGGCCCGATTTTGGGCCCGGCccaaaaaattgaacattttgACGGGTTTGGAAAACGTAAAAGCTtcatttttagttataaatttggctgCCCGAAAATGGCCTGAAACCCTGATGTTTCAGGCCCGAAATAGCGGGGATGGGCATGAAAAACCGGCCCGAATTTTGGCCCGGCCCAAACATACAGGCTGGTTTTTTAAGCATTAGCCCGACCCGcaatttgatcaggtctacggTTAATAAAAGTTGAGTTTGAGTTGGTACGAGCTAAGCTAAGCCCAGCTACTCTACTCAACGCACTAGTTTTGACTCGCTTGTTATCACCCCTATATCAGAAGACTAGCATCTACCACATAAAGACTCGTCAACCAAACAATTCAAGTGAAACAACCAGTAATTAAGCGTGGAAGCCTTAACATACAATAGTGACGCTGAAAGTAATCATGATAGGTACAAAATCACACCATAATTTCTCAATATACCAACTTTGCTCCTAAAATCTTACCACAACAAACTTTATTCCGTTCCTTTGCTTTCAAATTTTATGCCCACACCTCCATTTTCTCAATAAAAAACCAACAATTGACAACTCCTACTGCAACTTGAATTATTACTGCATACATCAGGATATGATTCAAAGGATATGCAGCTCAAATAACTCGCTTAGAACGCCTTTTAAAAGATTGAGCGATACGATTGGATCAAATAAACCCTTATGGAATAAAAATTCGGCTGCTTGTGAACCTTCAGGTACTGTCTTATTCAACCACACCGGGCCTATCTCAAATGTGCAACTGATAAATTACAACGCGTCTTTTACAGCTTAAGTGGGATTACACCTGCTTTTAGCATTGGAGCTTTGGTTTAGCTCCCctcttttcctttctcttttttggTTGCGTGTTGGAGTGGAAACTTTTTAGCATTAGAGGTATTGTTTTCTTAATCTCGTTGCAATCATACACATTTATCAGTTCCCGGGTTCCTATAAGAGCTTCCCATGTTGTCCCAAGTTCACCACTTCATTCAGTGGTATCATTACCATTTAGGCTTCTCCCTTATTATTGCATGGATTTCCCTGTAGGATTCTCTCTTATTATTTTATGTCTCCTCCCTCCATCAACACTCTCCACCTctgacaaccaccaccaccaagatGGTAACTCGCCAATACTAAAATCCCTACATTTCACACTCTACATACACGAAACCTACAACAAAACTGCCTACGTCACAATCAAAGGTGTTGCTGGTCCAAAACGCTTCACCAAAACCTCAAACCCCTTTGGGTCTCTAGTAGCCTTCAACGACCCTCTCACTGAAACAGAAGATCCCTTCTCTAAAGTCCTAGGTTACATGGAGGGATCAGCAGTCACCTCTAGCTTTGATGGGGGTCGAACAACTTGCATTTGCAGGACTAGTTTGAACTTTAAAGGATACAAAGGGGACCTGTTGAATGTAGGGACTGCTTACTATACTCAGGTTTCGGAACTTCCCCTTGTTGGCGGTACAGGGGATTTTAGGTTTGTTCAGGGTTACATGACATTTTCTGTGGTTGATCTTAGTGGTCCTGCTGCTTGTTACAAGACTGACTTTCATTTGTATTGGCCTCCTTATGCTACTAGCCTAATACCATAACCCACTTTATGATCTTCCTCACATTATGTACTAGTAAAAGTGTCTAATGTTCAATTAGAATAAGGCAAAATATAATGCCAGATGAGCTTGGAGATATCCATGACAAAAGATCCACATGTTTGTAATAGATACCTATTCCTTTTTCGTACCAAGCAAACGCTATAAATTTGTCACATAAGGCAAACGATAAATTGCAAACGAGCTTAAACTCTTGGCTTTTGTACACTAAAAAGTAAAAACCTTATTTATTAAGCTGAACTAGCTAACAAAAGTACACAACATATAACCCAAAGCCTCAAAGGAAATAGCGCATAATACCTGTAGTAGGCAGTTCAAGATCATAAGGAAAATAACTATTCGACTTTCCTAATCCCACGAGGATCTTTGCTTCCTCCATCATCGACTTCTTTGCAAGTCCATTAGCCACCTTCTGCAACAATGACTGATCAACTGAACATTGATGCCTAAACATCCTCTTACACACCTGATACGCCAACCCAAAATCGCCATTTTCACACAGAAAAGGAATCACAGTGTTAAATGTAACCTTGTTTGGGAAAATCCCACTGTTCAAGAGCTCCTTATACCATCGTCTTACTTCGTCCAAATCATTGTTCTTACAAGCTCCTAGAATCAAACCATTGTAAGTACCTACATCAGGACTTATCTCTTTACTTTCCAATTCCATGATCAACTCCATCGCCTTTGAAAGCTTCCCATCATTAACAAGTCTCTGCAACTTGAAATTATAGCTTAATACATCAGGAACAACACCCTTTTCAATCATGCTTTCCCACACCTTTTCGCCTTCCTCAAACCCCTTCTTCTCGTACACTGCGCCAAGAAGCGTATTAAGAGAAACAACACTCGGATTCAATCCATTCATCTCCATCTCACTGATCAATGACACTGCATCATCAATTAACCCCAGCTTACAAAGAGCATGAGCAGCCGTGTTATAACAATGTACACTCGGTTTAATCGATAACTTCCTCGGAAGCTCACGGAAAAGCTCGTAAACCTTATCATATTTCTCTGAATTAGAAGCTGCCCCTAAAAGGACATTAAAAGATTTGAACCCCTGTTGACAACCTAGTTGAGGCAATTCGTCGAACACCTTGTGTGCATGCTCAAAAAGACCAGCTTTCCCATACAAAAATATAATCCGGGCAGCAAATGGTTCCCCAATAATGTATTTTTTCTGGGATTCTAATGCGTCTTCTATCAAAGTGTTCTGATTAGCAAGAGCAAGTCGATGAATTGTGT
This Spinacia oleracea cultivar Varoflay chromosome 6, BTI_SOV_V1, whole genome shotgun sequence DNA region includes the following protein-coding sequences:
- the LOC110775730 gene encoding pentatricopeptide repeat-containing protein At1g55890, mitochondrial — protein: MSNSNVYTRLHSLFSSTRNAANSIKSTHPKPTETTKSLTSAKRKEINLGIKDLLDEKDSQKLVQKFKLLSQEKYFRQRHKIYENTIHRLALANQNTLIEDALESQKKYIIGEPFAARIIFLYGKAGLFEHAHKVFDELPQLGCQQGFKSFNVLLGAASNSEKYDKVYELFRELPRKLSIKPSVHCYNTAAHALCKLGLIDDAVSLISEMEMNGLNPSVVSLNTLLGAVYEKKGFEEGEKVWESMIEKGVVPDVLSYNFKLQRLVNDGKLSKAMELIMELESKEISPDVGTYNGLILGACKNNDLDEVRRWYKELLNSGIFPNKVTFNTVIPFLCENGDFGLAYQVCKRMFRHQCSVDQSLLQKVANGLAKKSMMEEAKILVGLGKSNSYFPYDLELPTTVYKSQEFKLVCNLSFALCDKFIAFAWYEKGIGIYYKHVDLLSWISPSSSGIIFCLILIEH